Proteins encoded in a region of the Zea mays cultivar B73 chromosome 4, Zm-B73-REFERENCE-NAM-5.0, whole genome shotgun sequence genome:
- the LOC103654933 gene encoding DNA translocase FtsK 1 translates to MEDAAETEQLEVAAILCDISRLVRSRHRRRQRARAAAPHLEILSWGRRRPRSMPEVKPSPVPAPAAAERGGAASPDTPLAYPESGGDDAPPEDKGEVAVAPPLDQWAEEEQQLGEAAASLSQPRENARPLQVGRKEQEDLPALVVLDLNEPARAAADDEGEQQPARARARARARARAQARAQAAADDEGEEQQEARARAAAAAAAAEWYRQAQLRAALQKAAVSAGARRRRLEILRAKAACPLVSSRSRVRRAAGC, encoded by the exons ATGGAGGATGCGGCGGAGACCGAGCAGCTGGAGGTGGCCGCCATTCTGTGCGACATAAGCAGGCTCGTGCGGTCGCGGCACCGGCGGCGCCAgcgcgcgcgcgccgcggccCCGCACCTGGAGATCCTCTCGTGGGGCCGGCGCCGGCCGCGGTCGATGCCGGAGGTCAAGCCCTCCCCGGTCCCGGCtcccgccgccgccgagaggggcGGGGCCGCTAGCCCCGACACCCCGCTCGCGTACCCGGAGAGCGGCGGGGACGACGCGCCGCCGGAGGACAAGGGCGAGGTCGCCGTAGCTCCCCCGCTGGACCAG TGGGCGGAGGAGGAACAGCAGCTCGGCGAGGCGGCGGCGAGCTTGTCCCAGCCCCGGGAGAACGCGCGTCCACTCCAG GTCGGGAGGAAGGAGCAGGAGGACCTGCCGGCGCTGGTGGTGCTGGACCTGAACGAGCCGGCGCGGGCGGCGGCCGACGACGAGGGGGAACAGCAgccggcgcgcgcgcgggcgcgcgcgcgggcccgGGCTCGAGCGCAGGCGCGGGCGCAGGCAGCGGCCGACGACGAGGGCGAGGAGCAGCAGGAGGCCCGGGCGCGGGCggccgcggccgccgccgccgcggagtGGTACCGGCAGGCGCAGCTGCGGGCCGCGCTGCAGAAGGCGGCCGTGTCGGcgggcgcgcgccgccgccgcctcgagATCCTGCGGGCCAAGGCGGCGTGCCCGCTGGTGTCGAGCAGGAGCAGGGTGCGGCGCGCCGCCGGGTGCTGA
- the LOC100501708 gene encoding uncharacterized protein isoform X1, giving the protein MADMERREEKEKKPVVGRQQARRHAIGSGSTPSSPPPPTAAAGYSGKEMRGEEHRAALRQKRLKKAKCFKWRPSKGDMDSKVEAGGAGSGQVCDDAVLCSLSTASFSGLVSWQRVRTLGKVAEGCDAADPPVPRKLRSAINKRAGRFASAPSRHVKKRRHLSAISAQISSVGQETRSNGSSLFTEQEEAIADVLLSLSQVPSHSEVTADKAVADSSNTNDASTSFSKGPTKEDDQTAELPSAANELASQCACINKAVEQSNIVPNADPVAAAANQSSNSIPLLSANEQMQDLSMETAVNLPSPSKDTSINSAQKHHELQFDDSKCHPAQKPEAPLWLVNSDQSEGVLLHEREKAKNNSAQEIVPLVQTLLPCTPAGYLVKPSSSKLAAPANTISESANFTTPGNQNKHPVLRNVGAPKAWKRSITHVYVSHVIQMHVNKEKAAASSSLQSQARPEERLLARCPRPPNGSSTTSHKAAAARDERLYTVHFDVRVPAHQPPAGICDAGAGRQKIVSGSSWQNLPATSAAAAAAAQHVRYLHPQMARPPATPRDATPYSFPHFPYSRGSLPPAAALQQMPQYVCGPAYGLRPASSSAMMMKQLQQPMPTQQQHQQMWQYHVSQYQPRPDATLSPAAAWHGISSSLRPMGMLAPPEMPSPPRPPQMELFCAPYQGGRQPQQLRLM; this is encoded by the exons GATATAGCGGGAAGGAGATGAGAGGTGAGGAGCACAGGGCAGCGCTGAGACAGAAGAGACTCAAGAAGGCCAAGTGCTTCAAGTGGAGACCAAGCAAGGGCGACATGGATAGCAAAGTGGAGGCGGGGGGAGCGGGGTCTGGTCAGGTCTGCGATGACGCAGTGCTCTGCTCGCTGTCTACGGCCAGCTTCAGTGGCCTGGTTAGCTGGCAGAGAGTGAGGACCCTTGGGAAG GTGGCTGAGGGGTGTGATGCTGCCGATCCTCCGGTTCCAAGAAAATTAAGATCAG CCATAAACAAGCGAGCTGGTCGATTTGCTTCTGCGCCATCACGCCATGTCAAAAAGAGGCGTCATCTTTCGGCTATCAGTGCTCAAATTTCTTCTGTAGGCCAGGAAACAAGATCCAATGGGAGCTCG TTATTTACAGAACAAGAGGAAGCAATTGCTGATGTTCTGCTGTCCCTATCCCAAGTACCCTCTCACAGCGAGGTCACAGCCGACAAGGCTGTAGCAGATAGTTCAAACACGAATGACGCTTCAACTTCTTTTTCAAAAG GACCTACTAAGGAGGATGACCAAACAGCCGAGCTGCCAAGCGCTGCTAACGAGCTGGCTAGCCAATGCGCCTGCATAAATAAAGCGGTGGAGCAAAGCAACATCGTTCCAAATGCAGATCCAGTGGCTGCTGCTGCAAATCAATCCAGCAACAGTATCCCACTTCTGTCAGCGAATGAGCAAATGCAGGACCTTTCTATGGAAACTGCTGTGAATTTGCCAAGCCCATCTAAAGACACCTCCATTAACAG CGCTCAAAAGCACCATGAACTGCAGTTTGATGATAGCAAATGTCACCCTGCACAGAAGCCAGAGGCTCCTCTTTGGCTG GTAAATTCTGATCAATCTGAGGGTGTGCTGCTACATGAGAGGGAGAAGGCCAAGAACAACAGTGCACAAG AAATTGTGCCTCTGGTCCAGACTCTGTTGCCTTGTACCCCAGCTGGGTACTTAGTAAA ACCCTCTTCAAGCAAACTGGCAGCTCCCGCCAATACAATTTCTGAATCCGCTAACTTCACCACGCCTGGAAATCAGAACAAG CACCCTGTGCTCAGAAACGTCGGCGCGCCGAAGGCATGGAAGAGGAGCATCACCCACGTGTACGTGAGCCACGTGATCCAGATGCACGTGAACAAGGAGAAGGCCGCCGCGTCGTCGTCGTTACAAAGCCAAGCGAGGCCTGAGGAGAGGCTCCTCGCCCGCTGCCCCAGGCCTCCGAACGGCTCGTCCACCACCTCGCACAAGGCCGCCGCCGCTCGGGACGAGAGGTTGTACACGGTGCACTTCGACGTGCGCGTCCCGGCTCACCAGCCGCCCGCTGGCATCTGCGATGCGGGCGCCGGCCGGCAGAAGATT GTCAGCGGTAGTTCCTGGCAAAACCTTCCGGCCACATCGGCGGCCGCCGCGGCAGCGGCGCAGCATGTCCGGTACCTACACCCTCAGATGGCTCGGCCACCGGCGACGCCGCGTGACGCGACGCCGTACTCGTTCCCGCACTTCCCTTACAGCAGGGGGAGTCTGCCACCCGCCGCGGCGCTTCAGCAG ATGCCACAGTATGTGTGCGGCCCGGCGTATGGTCTGCGCCCTGCGAGCTCGTCGGCGATGATGATGAAGCAGCTACAACAACCCATGCCGacgcagcagcagcaccagcagATGTGGCAGTACCATGTCTCGCAGTACCAGCCGAGGCCGGACGCTACGCTTTCTCCGGCGGCAGCGTGGCACGGCATTTCGTCGTCGCTGCGACCGATGGGCATGCTTGCTCCCCCGGAGATGCCGTCGCCGCCACGGCCGCCGCAGATGGAGCTCTTCTGCGCGCCGTACCAAGGTGGCAGGCAGCCGCAGCAGCTGAGGTTGATGTAG
- the LOC100501708 gene encoding uncharacterized protein LOC100501708 yields MPLSPSGAAGGLLRRCPRAAVLPAAAAAATTARLEAMQIGGYSGKEMRGEEHRAALRQKRLKKAKCFKWRPSKGDMDSKVEAGGAGSGQVCDDAVLCSLSTASFSGLVSWQRVRTLGKVAEGCDAADPPVPRKLRSAINKRAGRFASAPSRHVKKRRHLSAISAQISSVGQETRSNGSSLFTEQEEAIADVLLSLSQVPSHSEVTADKAVADSSNTNDASTSFSKGPTKEDDQTAELPSAANELASQCACINKAVEQSNIVPNADPVAAAANQSSNSIPLLSANEQMQDLSMETAVNLPSPSKDTSINSAQKHHELQFDDSKCHPAQKPEAPLWLVNSDQSEGVLLHEREKAKNNSAQEIVPLVQTLLPCTPAGYLVKPSSSKLAAPANTISESANFTTPGNQNKHPVLRNVGAPKAWKRSITHVYVSHVIQMHVNKEKAAASSSLQSQARPEERLLARCPRPPNGSSTTSHKAAAARDERLYTVHFDVRVPAHQPPAGICDAGAGRQKIVSGSSWQNLPATSAAAAAAAQHVRYLHPQMARPPATPRDATPYSFPHFPYSRGSLPPAAALQQMPQYVCGPAYGLRPASSSAMMMKQLQQPMPTQQQHQQMWQYHVSQYQPRPDATLSPAAAWHGISSSLRPMGMLAPPEMPSPPRPPQMELFCAPYQGGRQPQQLRLM; encoded by the exons GATATAGCGGGAAGGAGATGAGAGGTGAGGAGCACAGGGCAGCGCTGAGACAGAAGAGACTCAAGAAGGCCAAGTGCTTCAAGTGGAGACCAAGCAAGGGCGACATGGATAGCAAAGTGGAGGCGGGGGGAGCGGGGTCTGGTCAGGTCTGCGATGACGCAGTGCTCTGCTCGCTGTCTACGGCCAGCTTCAGTGGCCTGGTTAGCTGGCAGAGAGTGAGGACCCTTGGGAAG GTGGCTGAGGGGTGTGATGCTGCCGATCCTCCGGTTCCAAGAAAATTAAGATCAG CCATAAACAAGCGAGCTGGTCGATTTGCTTCTGCGCCATCACGCCATGTCAAAAAGAGGCGTCATCTTTCGGCTATCAGTGCTCAAATTTCTTCTGTAGGCCAGGAAACAAGATCCAATGGGAGCTCG TTATTTACAGAACAAGAGGAAGCAATTGCTGATGTTCTGCTGTCCCTATCCCAAGTACCCTCTCACAGCGAGGTCACAGCCGACAAGGCTGTAGCAGATAGTTCAAACACGAATGACGCTTCAACTTCTTTTTCAAAAG GACCTACTAAGGAGGATGACCAAACAGCCGAGCTGCCAAGCGCTGCTAACGAGCTGGCTAGCCAATGCGCCTGCATAAATAAAGCGGTGGAGCAAAGCAACATCGTTCCAAATGCAGATCCAGTGGCTGCTGCTGCAAATCAATCCAGCAACAGTATCCCACTTCTGTCAGCGAATGAGCAAATGCAGGACCTTTCTATGGAAACTGCTGTGAATTTGCCAAGCCCATCTAAAGACACCTCCATTAACAG CGCTCAAAAGCACCATGAACTGCAGTTTGATGATAGCAAATGTCACCCTGCACAGAAGCCAGAGGCTCCTCTTTGGCTG GTAAATTCTGATCAATCTGAGGGTGTGCTGCTACATGAGAGGGAGAAGGCCAAGAACAACAGTGCACAAG AAATTGTGCCTCTGGTCCAGACTCTGTTGCCTTGTACCCCAGCTGGGTACTTAGTAAA ACCCTCTTCAAGCAAACTGGCAGCTCCCGCCAATACAATTTCTGAATCCGCTAACTTCACCACGCCTGGAAATCAGAACAAG CACCCTGTGCTCAGAAACGTCGGCGCGCCGAAGGCATGGAAGAGGAGCATCACCCACGTGTACGTGAGCCACGTGATCCAGATGCACGTGAACAAGGAGAAGGCCGCCGCGTCGTCGTCGTTACAAAGCCAAGCGAGGCCTGAGGAGAGGCTCCTCGCCCGCTGCCCCAGGCCTCCGAACGGCTCGTCCACCACCTCGCACAAGGCCGCCGCCGCTCGGGACGAGAGGTTGTACACGGTGCACTTCGACGTGCGCGTCCCGGCTCACCAGCCGCCCGCTGGCATCTGCGATGCGGGCGCCGGCCGGCAGAAGATT GTCAGCGGTAGTTCCTGGCAAAACCTTCCGGCCACATCGGCGGCCGCCGCGGCAGCGGCGCAGCATGTCCGGTACCTACACCCTCAGATGGCTCGGCCACCGGCGACGCCGCGTGACGCGACGCCGTACTCGTTCCCGCACTTCCCTTACAGCAGGGGGAGTCTGCCACCCGCCGCGGCGCTTCAGCAG ATGCCACAGTATGTGTGCGGCCCGGCGTATGGTCTGCGCCCTGCGAGCTCGTCGGCGATGATGATGAAGCAGCTACAACAACCCATGCCGacgcagcagcagcaccagcagATGTGGCAGTACCATGTCTCGCAGTACCAGCCGAGGCCGGACGCTACGCTTTCTCCGGCGGCAGCGTGGCACGGCATTTCGTCGTCGCTGCGACCGATGGGCATGCTTGCTCCCCCGGAGATGCCGTCGCCGCCACGGCCGCCGCAGATGGAGCTCTTCTGCGCGCCGTACCAAGGTGGCAGGCAGCCGCAGCAGCTGAGGTTGATGTAG